A genome region from Tolypothrix sp. PCC 7712 includes the following:
- a CDS encoding response regulator transcription factor, protein MPRILVIDDDPAISELVAVNLEMAGYDVSQAEDGIKGQALALQLQPDLIMLDLMLPRVDGFTVCQRLRRDERTAEIPVLMLTALSQTQDKVEGFNAGADDYLTKPFEVEEMLARVRALLRRTDRIPQAAKHSEILNYGPLTLVPERFEAIWFHETVKLTHLEFELLHCLLQRHGQTVSPSEILREVWGYDPDDDIETIRVHIRHLRTKLEPDPRHPRYIKTVYGAGYCLELPSVPSSAEGASTSVVE, encoded by the coding sequence ATGCCGAGGATTCTTGTCATAGACGATGACCCAGCAATTTCAGAACTCGTTGCCGTCAACTTGGAAATGGCTGGCTACGATGTTAGTCAAGCGGAAGATGGAATAAAAGGTCAAGCGCTAGCTCTCCAGCTACAACCAGACTTGATCATGCTCGATTTGATGTTGCCCAGGGTAGATGGATTTACTGTTTGCCAACGGCTGCGTCGGGACGAGCGCACCGCTGAAATTCCTGTGTTAATGTTGACGGCTTTAAGCCAAACACAAGATAAGGTAGAAGGCTTCAATGCTGGAGCTGATGACTACCTTACCAAGCCCTTTGAAGTTGAAGAAATGCTGGCACGAGTGCGAGCGCTTTTGCGGCGCACCGATCGTATTCCTCAAGCAGCAAAGCATAGCGAAATTCTGAATTATGGCCCGCTTACCCTCGTTCCCGAAAGATTTGAGGCCATATGGTTTCATGAGACAGTTAAACTGACTCACTTGGAATTTGAGTTACTTCATTGCTTGCTCCAGCGCCACGGACAGACAGTTTCTCCTAGCGAAATCCTGCGGGAAGTTTGGGGTTACGATCCAGACGATGACATTGAGACAATTCGAGTTCATATTCGCCACTTAAGAACCAAACTCGAACCAGATCCCCGTCATCCCCGCTATATCAAGACAGTATACGGAGCAGGATATTGTCTTGAATTACCTAGCGTACCTTCATCTGCTGAAGGAGCTTCAACATCAGTGGTTGAATAA